The nucleotide sequence GTGCTTGCGCGCGATGCGCCGCAGGACCTCGATGCGCTCGTCGAGCTCCTCGAGGCGCTGCGGGTCGCCTCCTGCCCGCGCCGCATAGCGCGACAGCTCGCGCGCCGCCTCGTCGAGCTCGGCGGAAGCTCCGCGGACGGCCTGCGCCACGGCGGTCAGCGCAGGATCGATGGTGGCCATCTCTTCCAGCCTCTTGGCGGCTTTGGCCGGGTGGGCCTCCGCGAGAACGGCCTCCGCTTCCTCCGCGCCAGCCCGCAGCTTCTCCGCCGCCGCCAACACCCGCCGCTCCTGCGCGAGTCGCTCGTCCTCGCCGGGCTCCGGCGCCGTCTTTTCCAGCTCATCGAGCTGGAACTCGAGCCAGTCCGTCCGCTGCGCACGCTGCGATTCGTCCGAATCGAGCTGGGCGCGCAGCCTCTCTGCCTCGGCGAGCGCGGCGAACGCCTGCGAGAACTTTGCGCGCAGCTCGCCGAGCTGCGCGTGTGCATCGAGGAGATCGAGGTGGAGCGCCGCGTCGAGCAGGCCGACGTGCTCGTGCTGACCGGAGATGTCCAACAGCCCTCGCGTTGCGGCCTGCAGTTGGGCAGCCGTGGCGAGAGCTCCGTTGACCCAGGCGCGGCTGCGGCCCTCGCGCTGCACGGTGCGGCGCACCACCAGCTCGCTTCCAGCCGCCGGCAACCCCAGGGTCTCGAGCCTCGCGTCGCAGGTCGTGGGGTCGCGGGGCCGGAACAGCGCCTGGACTTCCGCCTCCTCGGCCCCTGTCCGGACCGAGTCGGCCTGCGCGCGTCCTCCCAGCACCAGGTGCAGCGCATCGACCAGGATGCTCTTGCCTGCGCCGGTTTCGCCGGTGAGGACGTTGAACCCAGGCTCGAAGTGCACCTCCAGCTCTTCGATGATGGCAAACGCCCGCACCCGCAGCAGCTCCAGCATGCCGGGCAAAATAGCAGACGGGTCCGACAACGGTGGTACGCTTCGGACGATGTTCGAGCCGGGCGATCCGCGCCACCAGGAGATCCTCGAGCTCGCGAACCTCGCGACCCGCGATCGCCTGCCCGACGGCCAGCGGGAGCGCTGGCGCGAGCTGGTGACGCAGCTCCTGGGCAGCATCCAGTCGCAAGGCGGAGTCGCGGAACGGCGACACCACCTCCGCGCTGACGCGGAGCTGGAAGTGGACATCCTCGCGCCCGACGAGATGGCCTCGCTGGCGACGAGCACCGTCGGATCGGGAGGGCTCTCCCTCCGCATCGCCGAGGTGGTCCCG is from Deltaproteobacteria bacterium and encodes:
- the recN gene encoding DNA repair protein RecN produces the protein MRWGTLIERSMGVPGGTTSAMRRESPPDPTVLVASEAISSGARMSTSSSASARRWCRRSATPPCDWMLPRSCVTSSRQRSRWPSGRRSRVARFASSRISWWRGSPGSNIVRSVPPLSDPSAILPGMLELLRVRAFAIIEELEVHFEPGFNVLTGETGAGKSILVDALHLVLGGRAQADSVRTGAEEAEVQALFRPRDPTTCDARLETLGLPAAGSELVVRRTVQREGRSRAWVNGALATAAQLQAATRGLLDISGQHEHVGLLDAALHLDLLDAHAQLGELRAKFSQAFAALAEAERLRAQLDSDESQRAQRTDWLEFQLDELEKTAPEPGEDERLAQERRVLAAAEKLRAGAEEAEAVLAEAHPAKAAKRLEEMATIDPALTAVAQAVRGASAELDEAARELSRYAARAGGDPQRLEELDERIEVLRRIARKHGGTLATALQRRDQMRAELASLENHDEELARRQAEVQRLAAVARALAEKISEKRRSAAGAFSKAVAQELSALGMARSEISVRFEAAGEGAIAGIGPRGLETAELLLSPNPGEELRPLSRIASGGELSRVLLAVKRVLVESDPVDAYLFDEVDAGIGGATADAVGKALAAVARRRQIICITHLPQIAVFAGKHLTVEKEVVKGRTYSRVAAVDGDERVHELARLLSGKPTGVALQHARELLAVAQTTDSRKR